A portion of the Acidisarcina polymorpha genome contains these proteins:
- a CDS encoding amino acid permease has product MWRVKSLDTSLEQSERNPLLRSLGPVQLTLFGVGSTIGTGIFVLTSQAAQEAGPGMIVSFILAAIVCGIATLCYAELAAMAPISGAAYVYVYASFGEFWAWIVGWALVLEYAISASAVAVGWSGYLVGLLEHSALHVVLPVKFTNGPYGGGIINLPAVLLCLVVTLLLVVGTQESARVNAFFVTVKVLALGSFVVMSLPAIKDTNFHPFAPLGVAGITNAAASIFFTFIGFDAVATAAEETRNPQRNLPIGLFGALLVVTLTYLLVAIGAAGTFGAQPMKNLDGVPLLAGSKTLAERCEQLASGSHQSLACSHEGLASILRQLGHPAAAGWLGLAAFIALPSVVMMLIYGQTRIFFVMARDGLIPDRLARTHPRWKTPYVVTLCTGIAVAFASALLPVGRLAAIANSGTLFAFFLVSLAVLRLRYTEPSRNRPFRTPAVWFVASVSCLGCFVLFLFLSREAKLVLPLWSAIGLTIYGLYGVRRSRLVRGGA; this is encoded by the coding sequence ATGTGGAGAGTAAAGTCGCTTGATACCAGCCTTGAACAGTCCGAGCGTAACCCGCTCTTACGTTCTTTAGGACCAGTGCAGCTTACACTTTTTGGAGTTGGATCGACGATTGGCACCGGAATCTTCGTTTTGACATCTCAGGCTGCCCAGGAAGCAGGCCCGGGAATGATTGTGTCTTTCATTCTTGCCGCCATTGTCTGTGGGATAGCTACACTATGCTACGCAGAACTAGCAGCTATGGCTCCTATCTCGGGAGCGGCATACGTATACGTATATGCCAGCTTTGGGGAATTCTGGGCATGGATCGTCGGCTGGGCATTAGTTCTTGAGTATGCTATTTCGGCAAGCGCAGTGGCTGTGGGGTGGTCGGGATATCTGGTGGGTCTACTTGAGCACTCAGCGTTGCATGTCGTCCTTCCGGTCAAGTTTACAAACGGCCCATACGGCGGCGGTATAATCAACCTTCCCGCAGTCTTATTGTGTCTTGTTGTGACTTTACTCCTCGTGGTTGGTACTCAGGAGAGCGCACGTGTGAACGCGTTCTTTGTCACGGTAAAAGTCTTAGCACTAGGATCGTTCGTGGTGATGTCATTACCTGCGATCAAGGATACCAATTTCCATCCGTTCGCCCCGCTTGGGGTTGCGGGCATCACGAACGCTGCCGCTTCTATTTTCTTCACATTCATCGGTTTTGATGCAGTGGCCACAGCTGCGGAGGAAACGAGAAACCCTCAAAGAAACCTGCCCATCGGTCTCTTTGGAGCGCTCTTGGTGGTGACACTCACCTATTTGCTTGTTGCAATCGGTGCTGCGGGTACGTTCGGCGCTCAACCCATGAAGAATCTCGACGGGGTGCCATTACTTGCGGGCTCAAAGACATTGGCTGAACGTTGCGAACAGCTTGCATCGGGCTCGCACCAGTCGCTCGCCTGCTCTCACGAAGGACTCGCCTCTATTCTCCGCCAGCTCGGTCACCCTGCTGCTGCCGGTTGGCTTGGCCTGGCTGCTTTCATTGCGTTGCCGTCGGTCGTGATGATGCTTATTTACGGTCAGACACGTATCTTTTTTGTGATGGCTCGCGATGGCCTTATTCCCGACCGCCTAGCTCGTACACATCCGCGATGGAAGACACCCTACGTCGTGACCCTATGCACAGGAATAGCCGTGGCGTTCGCTTCCGCCTTGTTACCGGTAGGCCGTCTAGCGGCTATCGCAAATTCTGGAACGCTCTTCGCGTTCTTCCTTGTATCGCTTGCAGTTCTGCGACTGAGATACACAGAACCCAGTCGCAACCGTCCCTTCCGCACTCCAGCAGTGTGGTTCGTGGCCTCGGTCTCGTGTCTAGGGTGCTTCGTCCTGTTTCTCTTTTTGTCGCGAGAGGCCAAGCTGGTTCTACCCTTGTGGTCAGCTATCGGCCTTACGATCTACGGCCTGTACGGCGTGCGCCGATCTCGACTTGTGCGAGGCGGAGCATAG